From Caretta caretta isolate rCarCar2 chromosome 9, rCarCar1.hap1, whole genome shotgun sequence, one genomic window encodes:
- the ASB12 gene encoding ankyrin repeat and SOCS box protein 12: MNLVDITKIFSMLQPRENEDDNGERQELNQAASQDDYQTLDELLCQDRYKTFINCRSGWGVPGTPLRLAASKGHLRSLEVLLAHGAEVDSLDVKAQTPLFTAVSNGHLDCVKVLLEAGASPSGSIYNNCSPLLTASRDGDVSILRELLDYGAEVNVKARVPEWAANSAACSGPLYLSAVYGHLECFKMLLLYGADPNYNCTDTKMIARIKQPKTVLEICLRHGCGSEFIKLLIDFGANVYLPNIAGDKISPNSEALALLIRERAHPKSLMSQSRLAVRKLLKLTNSARAIDQLGIPPVLVNYLKHQS, from the exons ATGAATCTAGTGGATATAACCAAAATCTTCtccatgctccagcccagagaaaatgaagatgataaTGGAGAAAGACAAGAGCTGAACCAAGCAGCGTCCCAGGATGATTATCAAACTCTTGATGAACTCTTGTGCCAAGACAGATACAAAACATTTATTAACTGCAGAAGTGGTTGGGGGGTACCTGGGACCCCACTTCGCCTAGCAGCTTCAAAGGGCCATCTGCGAAGTTTAGAAGTTCTCTTGGCCCATGGAGCAGAAGTGGACAGCCTAGATGTGAAGGCGCAAACTCCGCTATTCACTGCTGTTAGTAATGGCCACCTAGACTGTGTTAAAGTACTGTTGGAGGCAGGGGCCAGTCCTTCCGGCAGCATCTACAATAACTGTTCTCCACTGCTCACGGCCTCTAGAGATGGAGATGTCAGCATTCTGCGAGAACTCTTAGACTATGGGGCGGAAGTCAATGTTAAAGCAAGAGTCCCAGAGTGGGCTGCCAACTCTGCAGCTTGTTCTGGCCCTTTATATCTCTCAGCGGTCTACGGACATCTGGAGtgttttaaaatgctgctgcttTATGGAGCAGATCCCAATTACAACTGCACTGATACGAAAATGATCGCACGAATCAAGCAGCCCAAGACGGTGCTTGAAATCTGCCTGAGACATGGTTGTGGGAGTGAATTCATAAAACTGCTCATTGATTTTGGAGCCAATGTGTACTTACCAAACATCGCAGGAGATAAGATTTCACCGAATAGTGAGGCTTTGGCGCTGCTGATCAGGGAAAGAG CTCATCCAAAATCCTTGATGTCTCAGTCTAGGCTGGCTGTCAGAAAGCTTCTGAAACTGACCAACAGCGCACGTGCCATAGATCAACTGGGGATCCCACCTGTGCTAGTGAACTACCTCAAACATCAATCTTAA